DNA sequence from the Raineyella sp. LH-20 genome:
AGAAGTTGGACGCGATGATGGCGTTCGTCCCCGGGCGGGCGGCCAGCCAGCCGCGGACGGTGTCGAGCCGCTCCGGGGTGAACCCGGTGGTGCCGACCACACAATGCACCCCGTGCGCGATGGCCCACTCGAGGTTGCCCATCACCACGTCGGGCACGGTGAAGTCGACCACCACGTCGGCGTCCGCCACCGCGGCCCGGTCGTCACCGTGGTCCACCGTGGCGCCCAGGACGAGGTCGGGTGCCGCCTCGACCGCCGCCACCACCTCACGGCCCATCCGGCCGTTCGCTCCGAACACCGCCACTGTCGTCATCGTTGCTCCTCGTCAGGTTCTGTCGGTCGTCGTTCGTTCACATTGTGAGGTGAGCGTCGTCACCTGTCGCCCGGTCTCCGCGGACGCGATCCGGCGGTCGGGTCGTCCGGCGCTGGGCCGGCGTCAGTCGGTGATCCGCACCCGGAGTCGTACCTGCTTGATGGTGAACGATTCGTCGTCGGCGGTGAACCGCTGGGTGGCCCCGTCCGGACGCCAGCCGGCCGACTCGAGGAACGCCCGCAGCGGGTCGTTGGTGGTCCGCACCCACCAGGAGGCCGTACGGAACCCGTCGGAGCGCAGCGTGTCGATCAGCGCGTTCATCAACCGGGAGCCGTGGCCGTTGCCGCGGGCCGGCGGATCGACGGCGAACTCGGCCACCAGCCCGTCGCCGGGCTCGGCGTCCTCGTCGTCGCTCGGCGCGGTCGCCGCGAAGCCGACCACCCGCTCGCCCTCGAGCGCCACCAGCACCCGGCAGCGTGCCTCAGGCGGAGCGACGATCGCTCCGTGCCAGGACTCGACCATCGACTGCAGATCGCTGTCGACGAGCAGCGCGTCACGCTCGGCGGGGCTCCACTCCTGCACCCAGGCCCGGCGCTGGATCGGCGCGATCGCCGCAGCCTCCGCGGGCCAGGCGGTACGTACGTGCAGCAGCGAGGCGGTGTCGTCGGTCACCCCTCCAGGCTAGTCGGTGGGCTAGGCTGTGCTGGTGTCACCATCCGGTTTGAAGACCCCGCCCGCCCTCGCCCCCGGCACCCTCCGTGTCATCC
Encoded proteins:
- a CDS encoding GNAT family N-acetyltransferase; the encoded protein is MTDDTASLLHVRTAWPAEAAAIAPIQRRAWVQEWSPAERDALLVDSDLQSMVESWHGAIVAPPEARCRVLVALEGERVVGFAATAPSDDEDAEPGDGLVAEFAVDPPARGNGHGSRLMNALIDTLRSDGFRTASWWVRTTNDPLRAFLESAGWRPDGATQRFTADDESFTIKQVRLRVRITD